Proteins co-encoded in one Oxyura jamaicensis isolate SHBP4307 breed ruddy duck chromosome 7, BPBGC_Ojam_1.0, whole genome shotgun sequence genomic window:
- the SESTD1 gene encoding SEC14 domain and spectrin repeat-containing protein 1 isoform X2 translates to MEASVILPILKKKLAFLSGGKDRRSGLILTIPLCLEQTSMDELSVTLDYLLSIPSEKCKARGFTVIVDGRKSQWNVVKTVVLMLQNVVPAEVSLVCVVKPDEFWDKKVTHFCFWKEKDRLGFEVILVSANKLTRYIEPCQLTEDFGGTLTYDHMDWLNKRLVFEKFTKESTSLLDELALINNGSDKGTQEKERSVDLNFLPSVDPETVLQTGHELLSELQQRRFNGSDGGVSWSPMDDELLAQPQVMKLLDSLREQYTRYQEVCRQRSKRTQLEEIQQKVVNWLEGPGSEQLRTQWGIGDSIRASQALQQKHEEIESQHSEWFAVYVELNQQIAALLNAGDEEDLVELKALQQQLSDVCYRQASQLEFRQNLLQAALEFHSVAQDLSQQLDGLLGMLCVDVAPADGASIQQTLKLLEEKLKSVDLGLQGLREKGQSLLDQISNQASWAYGKDVTIENKENVDHIQGVMEDMQLRKQRCEDMVDVRRLKMLQMVQLFKCEEDAAQAVEWLSELLDALLKTHIRLGDDSQETKVLLEKHRKFVDVAQSTYDYGRQLLQATVVLCQSLRCTSRSSGDTLPRLNRVWKQFTLTSEERVQRLETAVAFHSSAEKILQECPEQPEAFNEMEQFDEIEAVGKSLLDRLTVPVVYPDGSEQYFGSPSDMASAAEHIREKMKLVSLKKQQLRQPEVTTPES, encoded by the exons tgaaaaatgcaaagctaGAGGATTTACTGTGATTGTGGATGGCAGAAAATCCCAGTGGAACGTGGTGAAGACAGTTGTGTTAATGCTGCAG AATGTTGTTCCAGCTGAAGTATCACTTGTTTGTGTAGTAAAGCCAGATGAATTTTGGGATAAGAAGGTTACACACTTCtgtttttggaaagagaaagatagaCTTGGCTTTGAG GTTATTCTAGTATCTGCAAACAAACTGACTCGGTATATTGAACCATGCCAACTAACAGAAGATTTTGGAGGAACTCTCACCTATGATCACATGGATTGGTTGAATAAGAGGCTG GTATTTGAAAAATTCACAAAAGAATCAACATCCTTACTAGATGAGCTTGCTCTAATTAACAATGGAAGTGATAAAGGAACTCAAGAAAAAGAGAG ATCAGTAGATTTGAATTTCCTTCCATCAGTTGATCCTGAGACGGTACTGCAGACCG GCCATGAGTTGCTATCTGAGCTACAACAGCGTCGATTTAATGGTTCAGATGGAGGAGTATCATGGTCTCCAATGGATGATGAACTACTTGCTCAGCCACAGGTCATGAAGCTACTAGACTCCCTCCGAGAGCAATATACCCGCTACCAGGAAGTTTGTAGACAACGTAGCAAGAGAACTCAACTAGAGGAAATTCAGCAGAAG GTGGTTAATTGGCTTGAAGGACCTGGATCAGAACAGCTAAGGACCCAGTGGGGAATAGGTGACTCAATTAGAGCTTCACAAGCATTGCAACAGAAGCATGAAGAGATTGAGAGTCAGCACAGT GAGTGGTTTGCTGTTTATGTTGAGCTTAATCAGCAGATTGCAGCTCTTCTAAATGCAGGGGATGAGGAGGACCTCGTGGAATTAAAAGCATTACAGCAACAGCTGAGTGATGTGTGTTACCGGCAGGCCAGTCAGCTGGAATTCAGGCAGAATCTATTACAAGCAGCACTTGAATTTCACAGTGTTGCCCAAGAT ttgtcTCAGCAATTAGATGGCTTACTAGGAATGTTGTGTGTAGATGTAGCACCAGCAGATGGAGCATCAATTCAACAAACTTTAAAACTACTGGAAGAGAAATTGAAGAGTGTTG acttAGGCCTGCAAGGCTTGCGTGAAAAAGGTCAAAGTCTTCTTGATCAGATATCTAATCAGGCATCCTGGGCCTATGGAAAAGATGTGACTATcgaaaacaaagaaaatgtggaCCACATCCAAGGGGTGATGGAAGATATGCAGCTTAGAAAACAAAG GTGTGAGGATATGGTAGATGTGCGACGACTGAAGATGCTTCAGATGGTACAGTTATTTAAATGTGAAGAAGATGCCGCTCAG gcagtaGAATGGTTAAGTGAACTGTTGGATGCTCTGCTGAAGACACATATCCGACTGGGAGATGATTCTCAAGAAACAAAAGTTTTGCTGGAGAAACATCGAAAATTTGTTGATGTTGCACAG AGTACTTATGACTACGGAAGACAGTTACTGCAGGCAACTGTTGTGCTGTGCCAGTCCCTACGATGCACTTCAAGGTCCTCAGGGGACACACTTCCAAGATTGAACAGAGTGTGGAAACAGTTTACATTAACTTCTGAAGAAAGAGTACAGAGGCTGGAAACAGCTGTTGCATTTCATTCAAGTGCTGAAAAG ataCTGCAAGAATGTCCAGAGCAGCCTGAAGCTTTTAATGAAATGGAGCAATTTGATGAAATTGAAGCAGTTGGGAAATCATTGTTGGACAGATTAACAGTGCCTGTAGTTTATCCCGATGG TTCTGAGCAGTACTTCGGGAGCCCAAGTGATATGGCTTCTGCAGCAGAACACATTAGAGAGAAGATGAAGCTAGTTAGtctgaaaaagcagcaactgAGACAACCAGAAGTCACTACCCCAGAGAGCTAA
- the SESTD1 gene encoding SEC14 domain and spectrin repeat-containing protein 1 isoform X1 gives MEASVILPILKKKLAFLSGGKDRRSGLILTIPLCLEQTSMDELSVTLDYLLSIPSEKCKARGFTVIVDGRKSQWNVVKTVVLMLQNVVPAEVSLVCVVKPDEFWDKKVTHFCFWKEKDRLGFEVILVSANKLTRYIEPCQLTEDFGGTLTYDHMDWLNKRLVFEKFTKESTSLLDELALINNGSDKGTQEKERSVDLNFLPSVDPETVLQTGHELLSELQQRRFNGSDGGVSWSPMDDELLAQPQVMKLLDSLREQYTRYQEVCRQRSKRTQLEEIQQKVMQVVNWLEGPGSEQLRTQWGIGDSIRASQALQQKHEEIESQHSEWFAVYVELNQQIAALLNAGDEEDLVELKALQQQLSDVCYRQASQLEFRQNLLQAALEFHSVAQDLSQQLDGLLGMLCVDVAPADGASIQQTLKLLEEKLKSVDLGLQGLREKGQSLLDQISNQASWAYGKDVTIENKENVDHIQGVMEDMQLRKQRCEDMVDVRRLKMLQMVQLFKCEEDAAQAVEWLSELLDALLKTHIRLGDDSQETKVLLEKHRKFVDVAQSTYDYGRQLLQATVVLCQSLRCTSRSSGDTLPRLNRVWKQFTLTSEERVQRLETAVAFHSSAEKILQECPEQPEAFNEMEQFDEIEAVGKSLLDRLTVPVVYPDGSEQYFGSPSDMASAAEHIREKMKLVSLKKQQLRQPEVTTPES, from the exons tgaaaaatgcaaagctaGAGGATTTACTGTGATTGTGGATGGCAGAAAATCCCAGTGGAACGTGGTGAAGACAGTTGTGTTAATGCTGCAG AATGTTGTTCCAGCTGAAGTATCACTTGTTTGTGTAGTAAAGCCAGATGAATTTTGGGATAAGAAGGTTACACACTTCtgtttttggaaagagaaagatagaCTTGGCTTTGAG GTTATTCTAGTATCTGCAAACAAACTGACTCGGTATATTGAACCATGCCAACTAACAGAAGATTTTGGAGGAACTCTCACCTATGATCACATGGATTGGTTGAATAAGAGGCTG GTATTTGAAAAATTCACAAAAGAATCAACATCCTTACTAGATGAGCTTGCTCTAATTAACAATGGAAGTGATAAAGGAACTCAAGAAAAAGAGAG ATCAGTAGATTTGAATTTCCTTCCATCAGTTGATCCTGAGACGGTACTGCAGACCG GCCATGAGTTGCTATCTGAGCTACAACAGCGTCGATTTAATGGTTCAGATGGAGGAGTATCATGGTCTCCAATGGATGATGAACTACTTGCTCAGCCACAGGTCATGAAGCTACTAGACTCCCTCCGAGAGCAATATACCCGCTACCAGGAAGTTTGTAGACAACGTAGCAAGAGAACTCAACTAGAGGAAATTCAGCAGAAGGTAATGCAG GTGGTTAATTGGCTTGAAGGACCTGGATCAGAACAGCTAAGGACCCAGTGGGGAATAGGTGACTCAATTAGAGCTTCACAAGCATTGCAACAGAAGCATGAAGAGATTGAGAGTCAGCACAGT GAGTGGTTTGCTGTTTATGTTGAGCTTAATCAGCAGATTGCAGCTCTTCTAAATGCAGGGGATGAGGAGGACCTCGTGGAATTAAAAGCATTACAGCAACAGCTGAGTGATGTGTGTTACCGGCAGGCCAGTCAGCTGGAATTCAGGCAGAATCTATTACAAGCAGCACTTGAATTTCACAGTGTTGCCCAAGAT ttgtcTCAGCAATTAGATGGCTTACTAGGAATGTTGTGTGTAGATGTAGCACCAGCAGATGGAGCATCAATTCAACAAACTTTAAAACTACTGGAAGAGAAATTGAAGAGTGTTG acttAGGCCTGCAAGGCTTGCGTGAAAAAGGTCAAAGTCTTCTTGATCAGATATCTAATCAGGCATCCTGGGCCTATGGAAAAGATGTGACTATcgaaaacaaagaaaatgtggaCCACATCCAAGGGGTGATGGAAGATATGCAGCTTAGAAAACAAAG GTGTGAGGATATGGTAGATGTGCGACGACTGAAGATGCTTCAGATGGTACAGTTATTTAAATGTGAAGAAGATGCCGCTCAG gcagtaGAATGGTTAAGTGAACTGTTGGATGCTCTGCTGAAGACACATATCCGACTGGGAGATGATTCTCAAGAAACAAAAGTTTTGCTGGAGAAACATCGAAAATTTGTTGATGTTGCACAG AGTACTTATGACTACGGAAGACAGTTACTGCAGGCAACTGTTGTGCTGTGCCAGTCCCTACGATGCACTTCAAGGTCCTCAGGGGACACACTTCCAAGATTGAACAGAGTGTGGAAACAGTTTACATTAACTTCTGAAGAAAGAGTACAGAGGCTGGAAACAGCTGTTGCATTTCATTCAAGTGCTGAAAAG ataCTGCAAGAATGTCCAGAGCAGCCTGAAGCTTTTAATGAAATGGAGCAATTTGATGAAATTGAAGCAGTTGGGAAATCATTGTTGGACAGATTAACAGTGCCTGTAGTTTATCCCGATGG TTCTGAGCAGTACTTCGGGAGCCCAAGTGATATGGCTTCTGCAGCAGAACACATTAGAGAGAAGATGAAGCTAGTTAGtctgaaaaagcagcaactgAGACAACCAGAAGTCACTACCCCAGAGAGCTAA